The Methanobrevibacter sp. DNA window CATCCATCAAAACAACCTGTGATTGCTGTGGAGTTGGAATACTTCCAAAAGATATAATTAAAGGAATAGATGATACAATTAACTTCATTAAAAATGGATTAGAAACCATATATGATAATAAAACACATCCTTTTACTAAACTGCTATATATGACTGCAAACCTACTTGCAAAACCATTAAGTGGATTAGGCTCCTTAGGAATGAACATATTTACTACAATGGCACTTATACAGAGTGGAGGAGTTACATATAGAAATGAGATGGTTGAGAAAACAGAATGGCATAATGTAATGGACAAAATTACATTTACCCGACCAGGATATCTGCAATCCAAAAAAATCTACAATATACCAAATGAAAATGGAGATTATGATTTTATTGAAGTGAAAATCAAGGATGATATGACATTAGACAGAAATAATGCAGTTTACATTAGTGATGGCAAAACAAGAAAACTGAGTGAAGAAGAGACCTATGAATATTTTAGCGACAAATATTGGTCTCCATTCAATATACCTCAAAAATATTGGGATGAAAGTTGGAACAGGTGATAAAAATTAAAAGTAAACTAAAAATAGGATTAATAATTATCATATTATGCATTTTGATAGCTATTACAATCATTTATCCAAAATATAGTGCAATATGGGATGCATTATTTTTAATTAGCATTCTTTACACCAGCACACAAACAATTCTTGATACAAATAGAATATCCAATAGAAAATTGCCAAGTATTGTCATAATGACAATCATATTTGCAATAATTGTCGCTTTGTATGAAATATCTATTGGAGAATCATTGATATTTTCAACAGCAATATTGATTTTTGCAAATCTGCTAGATGAAATATTAAATAAAAAAAAGTAGTTAAAAGTTAAAATAATCTTTTATTTTAACTTATTTTTAATTTTAAAGCTGAATAGCTTCTTGGACAACTTCATCGTTGTCTTCATCATCATATAAGATATGAGCTAATTTTAATAACTTATCTTGACCTTTGACTTCATCTTTGAACAATGGCACTTCAGCAATATGTTGATTTTTGAATTTTTGGTCAATCAATGCTAAACGTTTTTGTTGTAATTTGTGTCTTGAATGACAGAAATCACAGTCACAGATATCAGGCATTACCTGATTTACAATAACACTGTCAACAGTAATGTCATATTTACCAAGTGCTTCCAATGCTCTTTCGGATTCATAAATGGACATTTCTTCTGGAATGACAACCATTTTGAAAGTAGTTCTGTTTGGATCAGATAATACAGCTTTTGCCTTGTCTATTTGTTCTTTGGTTCTTTTTAAATCTTCAGAAGTTTGAGGATCATCAACTGCATCCATGAAAGGCACGATTTTCTTTAAAGCATTGGTTGCTCCACCCAATTTTGCTTTAAGCATCATCATTTTACCTACCCAAGAATCCATTACTTCAGGGAAAGATAATAATCTTAAAGTGTGTCCGGTTGGTGCAGTATCAAATACTACAACATCAAATTCATCAGAGTTCATTACTCCCATAAACATTTCAAATGCAGCTGCTTCATCAGCACCAGGAGATGAAGATGCCATATCTAATTGATCAGACAAGAAATCCATACCAAGTAATCCGCCTGCACTTTCAGGATTTGCTGCTTTTTGAGATTCCAATTGTGCTTGTTTTTGAGCCATTGCTTCATCCGGATCGATTTCAACAGCAAATAAGTTTGTTTTGATTTCACGAGGATAGCTTCCAATCGGTACTTCCAATGAGTCTGCTAAAGAATGAGCAGGGTCAGTTGATACAATTAATGTTTTTTTGCCTTGTTCAGCTAACCATAATGCAGTAGCAGAAGAAACAGAAGTTTTTCCAACTCCACCTTTACCACCGACAAAAATGAATGTGGTGTTGTCTTTATTGAATTTAAAATAATCTTTAAATGCCAAGTAATTACCTCCTTAATAAAATTACTTTTAGTAACTAAATGTTATTTAATTCATTATAGTATATAAAATTAATTATATGCCTAAAGAACCTTCACTAAAAAATACAATATACTATATAAATTAATAATTACATATTATTTAATGTATAAATGATAAAGGTTGGTGAGAATATTAGCAAAATTCCTGAACTAGACTGCGAAAAAACAAAAAGTACAATTGTTGACTTCATTAAATCAAAAGTATCCGAATCCAAATCAAAAGGAATCATAGTTGGTTTAAGTGGAGGAATTGATTCTACACTTACAGCATATTTAGCCTGCGAAGCTGTTGGAAAAGAAAACGTATTTGGATTGACATTGCCATCCACTACAACCCCAACAGAAGATAAGATTCACGGAATCGACATAGCTCAAAAGTTAGGAATCAAATATAAAGAAATAGCTATTGACTCTGTTTTAAACGAATATATATCAATAACACAAATTGAGAATGATGATTTAGCTATTGGTAATTTAAAAGCTAGAATTAGAATGTCAATCATTTATTATTATGCTAACCATGAAAATTACCTCGTTGGAGGAACAGGTAATAGAAGTGAAATCTTAATCGGTTATTTCACAAAATATGGTGATGGTGCATCAGATATTGAACCTATTGGAGATTTGTATAAAACTGATGTATTTAAATTAAGTAAATTCTTAGGAATCCAAGAAGAAATCCTCAATAAGCCTCCTCGTGCAGGATTATGGGAAGACCAAACTGATGAAGATGAAATTGGAATGAACTATGAATTACTTGATCAAATTCTTTATCTTTACACTGAAAAAGATATGAAAAATACTGAAATAAGTGAAAACTTAGATATTTCAGCAGATGACGTTGATATGATCATTAATAGAATAATCAGGAGTGAACACAAAAGTAAATTCCCTGAAAGTCCTAAAAAAACAATATTATGATGGTGATTTAGTGAGCGAAAATATTGAAAAGAAATGGCAAAAAAAATGGGCGGATGCAAAAATATTTGAATCCAACCCAGATGAAAGAGAAAAATTATACCTTACCGTTGCTTTTCCATACCCTAGTGGAGCAATGCATATAGGTCACGGACGTACATACACCGTACCAGATGTTTATGCAAGATTTAAAAGAATGGAAGGATATAATGTATTATTCCCAATGGCATGGCACGTAACTGGTGCACCAGTTATTGGAATTGCAGACAGGATTAAAAGAAAAGATCCATGGACTCTTGACTTATATCACAGAGTACACAAAGTTCCTAAAGAAACTTTACCTGAATTAGAAGACCCAGAATTTATTGTAAAATACTTCTCAACTGAATATCATGAAGTAATGGAAGAAATGGGCTATTCTATCGATTGGAGAAGAGAATTTAGAACTATTGATCCAACATACAAAAAATTCATCGAATGGCAAATTACCCAATTGCATGAAAAAGGTTTAGTTGCAAAAGGTGAACACCCAGTAAAATATTGTCCTAACTGTGACAACCCAGTTGGAGACCACGATTTACTTGAAGGTGAAGGAGTAGGAGTTAACGAATTAACTTTACTTAAATTCCCAATTGGAGATAAAATTCTCGTAACCGCAACTTTAAGACCTGAAACTATCGTCGGAGCAACAAACATATGGTTAAATCCTGATGTTGAATATGTTTTAGTCAATGCTAACGGTGAAAAATGGGTCATTACCAAAGAAGCTCACTACAATTTACAAAACCAAATTAAAAACTTAGATATCATATCTGAAATTGATCCTAATGACATTATTGGTCAAATGGCAACTAACCCATTTACTAGTGCAGAATTACCTGTTTTCCCAGCTAGTTTCGTAAGTGCATCCTACGGAAGTGGGGTCGTATTTTCAGAACCTGCAGATGCACCAGCAGATTACATTGCTCTTCAAGACTTAAAAAACAATGATGAATTAATAGCTAAATACAACTTAAAAGGAATTATCGAAAACGTTAATCCAATTCCAGTATGTACTCTTAAAGGCTATGGAGAAATTCCGGCAGCAGACATCATTGAAAGACTTGGAATTACAGATCAAAACGATGAAAAATTACATGAAGCTACCAATGAGTTATACAAAGCTCAACAC harbors:
- a CDS encoding arsenical pump-driving ATPase GET3; the encoded protein is MAFKDYFKFNKDNTTFIFVGGKGGVGKTSVSSATALWLAEQGKKTLIVSTDPAHSLADSLEVPIGSYPREIKTNLFAVEIDPDEAMAQKQAQLESQKAANPESAGGLLGMDFLSDQLDMASSSPGADEAAAFEMFMGVMNSDEFDVVVFDTAPTGHTLRLLSFPEVMDSWVGKMMMLKAKLGGATNALKKIVPFMDAVDDPQTSEDLKRTKEQIDKAKAVLSDPNRTTFKMVVIPEEMSIYESERALEALGKYDITVDSVIVNQVMPDICDCDFCHSRHKLQQKRLALIDQKFKNQHIAEVPLFKDEVKGQDKLLKLAHILYDDEDNDEVVQEAIQL
- a CDS encoding NAD+ synthase translates to MIKVGENISKIPELDCEKTKSTIVDFIKSKVSESKSKGIIVGLSGGIDSTLTAYLACEAVGKENVFGLTLPSTTTPTEDKIHGIDIAQKLGIKYKEIAIDSVLNEYISITQIENDDLAIGNLKARIRMSIIYYYANHENYLVGGTGNRSEILIGYFTKYGDGASDIEPIGDLYKTDVFKLSKFLGIQEEILNKPPRAGLWEDQTDEDEIGMNYELLDQILYLYTEKDMKNTEISENLDISADDVDMIINRIIRSEHKSKFPESPKKTIL
- a CDS encoding class I tRNA ligase family protein produces the protein MSENIEKKWQKKWADAKIFESNPDEREKLYLTVAFPYPSGAMHIGHGRTYTVPDVYARFKRMEGYNVLFPMAWHVTGAPVIGIADRIKRKDPWTLDLYHRVHKVPKETLPELEDPEFIVKYFSTEYHEVMEEMGYSIDWRREFRTIDPTYKKFIEWQITQLHEKGLVAKGEHPVKYCPNCDNPVGDHDLLEGEGVGVNELTLLKFPIGDKILVTATLRPETIVGATNIWLNPDVEYVLVNANGEKWVITKEAHYNLQNQIKNLDIISEIDPNDIIGQMATNPFTSAELPVFPASFVSASYGSGVVFSEPADAPADYIALQDLKNNDELIAKYNLKGIIENVNPIPVCTLKGYGEIPAADIIERLGITDQNDEKLHEATNELYKAQHSKGKIIESIPDFGGMKVRFAREELKEKLIADNMATIMYDFAERPVVCRCGNNCVV